The Cicer arietinum cultivar CDC Frontier isolate Library 1 chromosome 1, Cicar.CDCFrontier_v2.0, whole genome shotgun sequence genome contains the following window.
CACCATGGTCCAcgtttaattttatcaaatcatctaaaatcaaatatatagtttACATACCTAATTTCGATTCATTTGTGTTTGATTTAAACGGATTTCATTTAGTACGAATTTGTGAGTTGTGCATATCATGggttttttaatttcttattagaatttcattttctttaatttttttattttattttcaaatgatttttttaagaaaaaatatactggatttttattatttttgtcaatatttaattaaatttttattaaacaactCATTTATCATAGTAAAGATGTGATGATTAACAATAGATGGAAGACTCAccgtaaaatttaaatttttatacctaaagttttaaagttttaagtaaatttatcaaattcgataattataaatttattttttctcactCGCATCAAACCAATCAAACCTATATAAATTCACATTTGTGAGTCTATGTAACATGCGATCCGCTATAATGTGTTTGTACATCAATTAATTTTGGTCAGTTCTAAcaccaattaatttttttttactcaacaccaattaaacaaatataacaCGATAGGTTAACTTATATAGCACGCAGATGCCTTcttctttgattttattttcttcttccaatCGAATATTTGCGGCAAGAGCCGCCATAAAGGGAAAAGTTACAAATTAAAATCTTCAACTCGtaataataagtaaataatacATAGCttctaacaataaaaatatggtgatggtaaaaaaaaaaaaaaaagaagaagtaaTCTACATGGTGGGAGACTGTGCAGGTATCGATTTTTAAGTTCTTGCCAATAATCATAGATATGTGCGTAtagaataacatatattaaGATGCTcgttacttatttttttaaatagtaaataaattatattttatctgaatttaaatataaatataaatataaataattatatatacactaattaaatatattgaatttagTAGAAGAGAATAAATTTCTACTATCCAATAAATTCGAGTTTAAATctcttaaaattgtttttattaaagaaaatctataaaaaaagatgtgtaaatttttttagacaaagttaaaaatattagttaactttatttaattttgttatgtaATCAAATTAATGATTGTATTATGCAAATATTATTTCCTTTCGTTTAGTAATTTTCTAAGAGATTTTGTTTTACTATAACATTTATTGAATGTTACTTTTGGAATGATAACATTTAATAAgatgaaattaattacaatTCATTTATATTTCAATGTTACTTTTGGAATGATAACATTTAATAAgatgaaattaattacaatttatttatatttcagtCCATCAAAATATGACATGTTTTTtagcttatatatatttaggTCTGGAAGGAGCTAGTATGAAAGGTACTCCAACACAATGAAACCAAACAtaaaagatgagaaaaacatAGTACTATTTTCCGACCACTAGAAGAGAAATCATACTAGAAAATGCCACCAACCAAACCCATTTTCTAGAAAATAAGCATCTTCTATTAATCAttacaagaaataaaatatctaatatagacttctcaaaaaattatctaagggtatttaaaaaaaatacgacaataaatataatattttattaaaatttattaaaaataactaaattcaCTTTTAGACAAAATCATAGTTTAAATCTTTTAACCACGTGCCATATAGCTAGGTATGGTATAAGTACTCCACAACTAAGAAACCCCTCCACTAAATGAATCCCCACTCGCAAACCCTATTAACATATGCCTCACACATGTAACCTTTCAATCTAGTTGTACAGAGATCTAAAAGAATAaaggaaaaattattttcaaagtgaaactttaatttgatgcacaacatgtaaaaagaaaaataccttgttggagaaaatatatatactccTAGCTACAATTTCAAGTAGCatagaatatttattttgaacttCAACCCTTAATTATGATAAAGattattctttattatttaggaTATCGATTCCCTCCTTCGTGCACTACAAAAATTTAATCACATGATAATATGTCACATGAGACGTGAAtccaatttataactaatagtttTTGTTAATGAACATGCATATTTTGATTgcatcaattataaaatattttatcatttataaattaattgagAAATCTTTGTTAAAGTTTACTTAATATAGATTGATCATTTtatatttctcaaaaaattcaaattccgttttcaatataaaaatttcatCCATTAATTTGGAGATTTTAACTAACCCTAATAAACtcttaaaattcaatttatctaaacattatttcaaaaaagaaattaaacctTTCTTTTATTATTCAAAGTTTTTGGTATCTTGAATATTTTTGGTAATAATTTGCAAATAGCCATGGAAAGGAAAATAAAGCACCTTTCAAATTAATGCTTGGCTCGGAGTCTCCAATTATTGAGAGCCACAAAAAATGGAAACATGTTTTTACCAAATTAAAAGGAATCAGGGTGATATGATATCTACTTCTAGTCTCTAAgctatatcatttttatttatataaaataataaaattaaaaaaaatattcatatatatgaTCCAAGGGTTTAGGGGAAGTCATTGCTAGGTCTTCTTGTCTTATTCACAATCTTTGGCCATAGCTAGTGCTCTATAATTTGCAACCTATGACTAGTATTACCCTCAAGTTGGCAACCAATAAATGAACCCCTCTTTTGTGGTCCACACCCTCCCTTTTTtccattctcttttatttacctttctctttttttcttctttctatttATACACAAAGGTTGTTGTGGTCTTCTCTCCTTGACTTCACTATAACCTTCTTCTAAACAATTAATAATCTCTATCTTTCATTCTTTCTCATCAAATTTCACTTATGGATGAAAGGTGGGGTGAGGAAAAGAAAATCTATGACTACAAAGAAGAGAATATTGAgtatgaagaagaagaagaagatgatgaagatgaagaagaggttttgaaagagaagaaaaggGTGATGAAGAGTTATAAAAAGAAAGGGTCAAAAGCTGGAGGATCAGTGTTACCATGTTGTCAAGTTGATAACTGTAATGCTGATCTAAGTGTTGCTAAGCAATATCATAAGCGCCATAAGGTTTGTGAACATCATGCTAAGGCTCATTCAGTTCTCATTCAAGACCTACAACAAAGGTTTTGCCAACAATGTAGCAGGTTGAGAAAACCCTAATTAatctcttttaaataaaatatgtttttctttgcttAATATCTTGATTAggtgttttgattttatttatgttttttttttacatatatagtGTTTGCTCTTTTCAATTAGCCCTAGCAAGAGACAATCACTCCTCTTAATTATCTTAGGCTGCTATGTGTATAGGATCTTGATATATGTgtctaaatttttgtttttttaatttgttttattagtttcACTTATTTTTAAGCATAGTTAAACTACTCTTtctttgtttaaatttttcaattataagcaaaatataattgaaaatcataagaataaatatagtaaaattagTATGATTTTACTTATATGTTAGATTATCAaatgtctttttctttttgtttattttggaCCAGAGTCTATAAACTCAGCTGTAGCTATATATAGTGCTAAGCTTTTCTAACAACAGTGAATACTAATTATATTGTCTTTGTACACTTAACAATTATATTGTAATTAGTTCTTGAGAGATTTAGCAACTGCCCAAATGGAAAAATGTTGGTACAGGATTATTGACAGTATACCATGATTTGCAGTTAAGCTATAAATCTTTACATTGTGCAAAAATGTAATCGAACTGCAATTGCACTTGTAACGCCATTGTAGAAACTTCAAAATCTACaatattgtttttgtaattgCAGTTGCAGATTGCAATTCAAAATTATGCAGAAAATACTGTATATACCCTGAATATGCATTAAGGTGCATTGTGCATTTATACAACTCACGACTACTTATGCTAAATAAAAATCACCGAGGTAACAccaatgatttaatttaatagtcaaaaaacaaatatcGGATATATAGGTTATGTGTGTTTGAACCTCACTaatcattaaaaatacaaatataaatctCTTTTTACAAGTATTCGTTAAATCTTCAAATATTTCCCCTTACTTTAAATTTCTTtcatagagaaaaaaaaaattaattgatgtaatgtattaaaatttaatccTATTAATTAACCCGAGTCTTGTCAAGACAGGGACATATATATCTGCCTTCAAGGACACATAGCATAGATCACTCTGATTggtatatttattaattagccAAATATAGATATATAGCCTTTCCACTTTAGTGATCACATAGTTTTGGACTCATGTTAGTCCATGATGAAGTTGACAAAACAAATAGTGTTAACTGGATCCATTTTTTAAACGATCCTCCATGAAGTTGGCAAAACAGGATGATTTCCAAAccatcaaattttaaacaattctATGCAATATTTAGGACAACATATGACTACAAAATGTTTAAGAATTTAATATACCTTTATACTATCAATCACaatcatataatataaatatttgatttttattataattatttttaaaattatatttataattgattgtaATGTATCGAGAGTATAAAATTTGTTACACAAACACTGTATATGACAATtaaactcattattattttttctaatctTCATTGATAATTCATCTTTTTCTTAGGAGAAATTTTCTCATGACatgaaattaatttagaatttcacttttatttttaattttgtaggtTTCATGAGGTATCAGAATTTGATGAGTTAAAAAGAAGTTGTAGAAGGCGTTTAGCTGGACATAACGAGAGGCGTCGCAAAAATGTATCTGAATATCACGGAGAAGGATTTAACCGATGAAGATGTTGATTGAGcaacatatatataattcaaattgatGTTATTTGTGGAAGCTCTCTCTCTTCTGTCATCATCAATCTCTCTATGCTATGTTGGAGTTATATCTACAACAATAATTTTACCttaaatgaaatcataaaaaatatgtgttgGAATTCGTGGCTTTTGGAAGTGTATGTGTTTCTTTCATGTCCTTGTTCCATTCCATTTATTATCATGACTTTCctacaataatatatttgaggGATGTATATATATGCTTTAATGACCAATGATCACTAGtactaaatattaattgaaataatttcgGTCAAAATTTTGCTATTGATATATTAGTTCTAAATTGTCTACAATCATAATTGTGCCACAACATAATTATTGTAGCCGTATAAGTCACATTTATCAGATTTTTCTATCTCTAAACTTGGTTactaatttctttaaaaaatggttactagttttttttttggtaaattcTAGTAGTAATAATGGAACTTAAACCGTGACTACAAATTCAATTTAGAATCATACcaatctctctctctttttttttttaccttcacTGTGTTAAAAAGGAAAAGATTAATAATGTGGCCCATCATTTGATGTGCATGAATTATACTCTCAAGCTTTAACACTAGGGACCATGCTTCCATTCTAGTTTAATACATTGCCTTTGCTCACCAACTTGTTCTTTATGTTTTAGTATCTatcataaataaagaatatgaAGGAATAAAGTTTGTGAGTGATCAATATCAAACAAGATTGCCAATGGCACAAGAAACCGTTGTTAATTATTCCCATTTTACTATTTTCAAGGTTAATTAATGAATCAATTAGTATTCACAGCTCAAAGTTTATTGAGAAAATGTAGACCGTTTGTATAAGATCAATATAAAGttgcttaattttttaaatgagaagATTAACCGTGTAGTCAATTCAAATATGTGTATCTATAAGTACTCtaatatttaattagtttttttataaaaaaaaaaataaaaaaaaaaaaaaaaaaaaaaaccccaTGTTTANNNNNNNNNNaaattataaattttaatttttttttttaaaaaaaaaaaaaaaaaaaaaaaaaaaaaaaaaaaactccaatgTTTAAATTAGTATTTGAATGAAGTAAGAGGTATGAAAAGATGTACTCATGTACATGTAGCTTTTTATGGAGGAATAGTCTCCCGTTTAAATTAGTGCAAAGGATAGACATTTTTGGAGGGATTAATATCTTTGAATGTGTTAGAAAATGGGGAATGATTTGGACCAAGTTAGTAACAAATCTAGGAGTTTGTATGAGACTGTTCAACAATACAAATGAATAAAAACCAATTTATTAACTAAGTTCTCACAAACCTTGGGTTAAAAGTACGTATACAATACAATAGTCCAAATAAACcggaaaataaatttttttaaattcaaataaatcagattaaaaaaaagtacGTATACAATAGTCCAaataaatcagaaaaaaaactaagttcccacaaatatttttaatttttaacaaaaaaaatacaaatctttgtaaagaaaatattaaacatgTCATAAACATCAttgcaaaaaatcattcaaaaatttaaaacataaacaataatcAATTGAAAATCagggataaaaaataaaaataaaaactttagaaaattaaaagttgaggaattctttttataaaaactaaaaacaagaCAGTGAAATTTTATAAGCATTAGAAACTTATTTAACTACCAACGGAGGTAATTTATAAGTATTAGAAACTTATTTAACTACCAACGGAGGTTGAATATATCGGAAGAAACTAAACTCCTACATCGTAATAAACATGAATTTAAATCCACACTAAAAGAAAATATCCAAAAGTAATGCCCCGATAaatctcaaataaaattatctcGACGGAGGGAACTATTTAACCCTTGAATTAATGGTTATGAATTATGCAGTTTATCTCACGTACacgaattaaaaattatttttcaggTTATATAAAAAAGAGTTATTTGCATACCAAAAAAGAGTTAATTTTCGTGGATAAGGCTATACATCGTACGAAGTTCATTCTGTGCTTGTGAGGATTCATATTTCTCTATAAAAGGATCACAGCCCCacctaataaaagaaaaaaggttTGCGTCATATCTTAAGAGCATCCTTCTCTTTATTCAGTTGCAATCTAATTCGAAAAATTGACGTGATGTAACCGTACTTGAGTTTTTATGCTGTATTATTGCAACAACAAATTTCAGTATACTATATGcatacatataaatataaataaaaaaccactCCAatctcattaaaataaaatcaccATTTGATGAACAAGAGAATAAAATTCATCTTATCAAA
Protein-coding sequences here:
- the LOC101501522 gene encoding squamosa promoter-binding protein 1-like, giving the protein MDERWGEEKKIYDYKEENIEYEEEEEDDEDEEEVLKEKKRVMKSYKKKGSKAGGSVLPCCQVDNCNADLSVAKQYHKRHKVCEHHAKAHSVLIQDLQQRFCQQCSRFHEVSEFDELKRSCRRRLAGHNERRRKNVSEYHGEGFNR